Genomic segment of Tenebrio molitor unplaced genomic scaffold, icTenMoli1.1 SCAFFOLD_112, whole genome shotgun sequence:
CCGCCGTGGTCAGGGAGCACATGGCGTCCTGCACAGCATCCTGCACAGTACGCAGAGCCTCGAGCAGATCGATCAACCCGGCCGCGGGGTCGATCTGCTCGGCACAGCGGAGGACGTCCTGCACGGCGTCTGCGGGGTGGGTGGCTGTCGGTTTGCGGGTACGGGTGTAGTCGGTGGCCATGATCAGGCGCTCACTTCCAGGTGCTCGTCACCGATGAAGTCGGAGGGTGCGTCCTCGCCGGGGATGCCGGCCTGCATGATCTGCACGAGGCTGAGCACATCTTGGGCGATCCACTTCTGCAGGGATGCCGTGCTGCGACCGGTGATGGACGACAGCGACTGGTAGCTGATGGAGGAGGTGGCCTTGGCGGCGATGAGGTTCACGTAGAGCGCGTATTCGACGGCCTGGCTCAGCTCACCGAGGACATCGAGGCGCTGGGTGAAGAGCTGCTTGTTGGCCTCGAGCACCACGGGGCTCTGGTTGTCCACGGTGACGTGAACGGGGGAGTAGTCCGGCGGAGCGATGGTGCCGAGGGCGATGCGTGCATCCTTGAGGGCGACGAGGACGTCGTCGAAGGCCTTCTCCGGATGGACAAGCTCCTGGTCAGAGCTCTGATTACGACGGGGCATGGCGGGTGTCTCCTGGGTGTGACAGCGGGTGAGGTGTTGGAACTAGCTTATGCCACAACATAGATATTCGCAACTTGTATGTGCCATGGGTTTGTGGCTCTGCGGTGGTCTTTTCAGGGGATCTGTGGCGTGTCACAGCTGCCATTGACCTTCGAGCCGGACGAGGGTCGGGCTTgttcttttcaaaaaacgTCACAAGAGTAGTCACAACGCCCCACCTCCATGGAGTGGTCGCTTTATGCGGTCTGACCTGCGCTTATAGCACGCCTGAGGGGGTGATCCCGGGGAGGTGTGACAAAGTGGCGAAAAAAGTGTCACAGTGCTAAAACCGCTCTTGACCTGGGCTTATACCTCTAAAAGGGGGCCTTGTGGCGGTTGTGGCGGGTTTTAGAGCACACATATGTGTGTGCGGGTGCATGCGTGCATGTGTGTGCGGGTGCGAGCGCAGGCGTACGTACACACGAGGCTCAGATGCGTCACAACCGTCACAAATGAGGGTGCACAGGGTGGTGATGGGTGTCTGACCAGGAGTTATATAGGGTGTTGCTGTTGTGACTCTTTATTTAGAAGTAGTCACACACACCCTCCATACCCATCCTCCCAAGACGTGCAGATTCGTGTTCTGACCTGCGCAAACGTTCACTTTTAGGGGCTGTGGCGGTTTGTGACGGTTTATGGGGCGGTTCTTGTGGCATTTTTCTTATCGAATGTCACTGGCTGACGGCCTGTGCTGGAGCGCTCAAAACCGGCCCGTCACCCCCACTGTGCGCGCCCCTTGACCCGTGCAGTGGCCCCAGAGCGCTGCTGTGGCCCCTCTGGAGCGATTTCAACCCTCGATGTGGGCCCGAGTGCCACTGGGTCGATTCTGAGCCGTTACAGAGCCTTCTACGGCTTCGGGTTTTCGGGCAAAGAAGACCCCCGCCCGGGAACGACAGCTGCGCTGTCGGCCCGGGCGGGGGTCTGTTGGTGGCGAAGTGGCCCGCGGGCCGCTGGCTCATCGGCTGATGATGATCTCGCCGGTGGCATTGCCATCCGCGTCGGCAGCCCACTGCCACAGCTCGCTGATGGTGCCGTTGTTGCCTTGGATATCGATGATCTTGCGGTAGCGCTCCATGCGCTCGAGCTGCTGCCACTGCTCATCAGGGTCGTAGACCCCGTCGCTCTGCTGAATGAGCAGGTCGCCGGCGTCGAAGATCTCAGGGCTCTCGTCGCCGATGAGGAGGTCCACGTAGCGCAGCAGGGCACCGTCCTCATCCGTGTCGGCCGGCGCGTTCTCATCGACGACGAGCAGGATGCCGTTCTCGCCGATGAGGTTGGCGAGACCCTTCTTGGCCTGATCGATGTTCTTTTGAGGGGCCCAGGCGGTCTCGCTCTCGCCCTTGGCCTTGACGTCAGCCAGGCCCAGCAGACGGACATCGATGGGCTCGGAGCCCTCACCGGAGAGCTGGACGGTGATGGTCGTGGGGCTGGTGACCTCCACGAGCTCGTAGACGTCCTGGTCCAGATCGTTGTCCTCGCCGTGGTTGTCGACCTCTTCGACGGGGGTCGTGGCGCTGGTCTCGGCAGGGGCCGGAGTCTCGGACTCGGGGCCGCAGGCCGCGGTGCCCAGAAGGGCGAGCGCCAGCATTCCGGCGCCGAAGGCTCGGCGGGTCGTGATGTTCTTGGTGGTGTTCATGATCGTGTTCTCCTGTCAGAGGCTGCGCGCGTTGCCATTGATGGCGATCGCGCTGTATTGTGATGGGTGCGCATGACGGGTGTGCGGTGTCCACGATCAAAGTGGTACCACGAGCCGGGGCGTGTCCTGTGGGAGGGACACCCCCGGCTTTCGCCTTTCCGGGGTCAGGTCATCACATCATGAGGATGGATGGCGCATTGGATGTCATGTATGGTGTATGTTGGTATATGAGTTGAAGTGGGTGTAAAAAGAGGGCATCGCCCGATGTCGCCGCTGCGACATGTGGACGACGCCCTCTTCTCGTGGGCCCTGCGGGGGAGATGGCGCCGATGCGCCTCTACCACCCCGCATCAGCTCGCTCGGCGAGCTCGGATCTTGCGTCGGGGGCGCGTGCGCTCCGACTCGATGGCGTAGACCATACGAGCGGTGTAGCGCACGAAGCCGGCGGGAGCCATGCTCCCGGGCGCACCACCGACGATGTCAGTGGGGAGCACAGCCAGCAGACGGTAGCCGTCGACGGCCTGCATCTGGTCGTTGAACTGGTGAGCCAGGTGCTCACGCTCGCGGACGCTGGAAGCGATGACCGTGTAGGCGTGGTAGTGACCGGGATCGACGGTGATGTCGCCGCCGTAGGCGCCGGATGCGCGGAGATCGCTCTCACGGACCTGCAGAAGGTCACCATCGTGGTCGTATCGAGTACGGGCAAGAATAGCCATGGTGATCACTCCTTTCGGTGTCTGGGATCTCCATTGTGCCTGAAGAAGGACGGATGTCCTTCACCCCCACCCCCGGGCTGGCTCTCTGGCCAGCCCGCATATTGCATTCCCTCCCACACTCGGACGGAGAGGACCCCAGCCCAGCGCCAGGGGGACGACTTCTCACACACCCGTCCGGTTGCGATCGGGCTGCTCGGCGGGAGCCAGCAGCCCCCTCACCGCAGCTGCCGTGATCACCAGGAGGATCGGGATGCAGAGCAGCACGATCCAACCCTCGCCGGCAGCTGCTCTTACGAGGCCCGCGGGGCCGAGCACCGACAGAAGATTGAAGATCACGTGGAGCATGACGCACACGCGCAGGCGACCGGATGCCTCCATGGCCATGGCCAGGAGTATGCCCAGAGGCAGCGTGAGGACGATCTGGACCAGGTTGCCGTGCAGCAGCGCGAAGGTGCCACCGGTCAGCAGAGCTGAGGCGAGCACGCCGAAGGCCCGGCGCATCCGCACGTAGGCGATCGCCCGCATCAGGGTCTCCTCGCCCACCGGCGCGTACAGCACCGCGAGAGCGAGTGCAAGGAGGAGCCCCACCCACCCGGTGTCGGATCCGAGGTTGGCGGGCGCAGGCCCGATGTCCGTGCTGAGCTGGATCCACTGCGAGATGATCTGGCCGCTGGCCCAGATCCCGAGGACGCCGCCCAGGGCGATGAGCCACTGGCGACCGCTGAGGTCACGCAGCTCTCCGCCACCGGGACGCGTGCGGGGGACGCCCTTCTTGCGGGCGCGGGCACGCAATGCCAGCAGCGCGGCGATCAGCAGCCCGTTCAGGACGATCATCCCGGGAGTTCCGGGCATGAAGGCCAGCACCAGCATGGCCAGGGCGAGGTAGCCGACCAGGGTGCCGGCCAGCTCGAGGAGTGCGAAGAGCTTGGTGCGCATGGTGCGCTTCCTTTCAGGGAGGTGGGTATGGAAAACGGGGTGCCCTGACCTGGTAGGCCGGGACACCCCGTTCATCGAAGGGTGGGATTCACTGCTCGGCGAGCTTGATGGAGGAGACGATGAAGTCCAGGGAGACGTTGCCCATGAAGAGGTTCACCGACAGCTCGCCCTGCAGCTGTGCGATGGATGCGCCCGGGGCAGGATCCTGTCCGCGCTCCTGGAGATCGAGCATGATGTCTGCGCGATTCCACCACAGGCACTTCACCCCGGTGCTCAGCACGATGGCCAGGTGCTGCTTCTCGGCGCCGATGGTGCGCATCTGCACGTCAGCCAGGTCCACGGTCAAGCGAACCGACGGGGCCTCGAAGCCGTGACCGAAGGGCTCGAGGGACTGCAGCCGGCCGACGGTCTCGATGAGCTCCTCGATCTGATCGATGTCGCAGTCGGCACCCTCCTGGCTGCCGATCTCCAGGTCGAAGCTCTCGAGGCGATCGAGCTCCCCGGAGAGGCTCAGCTGGGCGAAGAGCTCGGTGGAGGTCTTCTCGATGATCTCAGCCAGCTCACCGATCTTCTCGAAGGAGGAGACCCGCACACCGCACGCCTGCTCGTGCCCGATGGCGGAGAAGCCCTCATAGCCGTTGACGGTGGAGTTCAGCGGGTACCACATGGGGGCCCGGGCGGAGCCGGAGACCTGCCCGGGGCCGTCGGGTCGATGCAGGACGACAGCGGGGCAGCCCTGCTTGTCCATGAGCTTGTTGGCCAGCAGCCCCAGGACGCCGGCGGGGGCGTCGGTGAGGTAGACGTACGGCGCGAAGGGCTGATCCTCGGAGGCGATGTCCTCCATGTACTGGATGACCAGCTCCTTGCGCTTGTCGTTGCCATCGAGCACCCGCTCGAAGCAGATCTCCTTGGTCTTGCCGAAGAAGGTGCCGAAGGCGTCGGAGATCTCCCCGTCGATGCGCCGGATCGAGTTCATGGCCGGGGCCAGGTAGAACCCGTAGAACCCGGCATCGATACCCGTGACATCGCGCAGCTTGCGGCGACGGGTGAAGGCCGCGAGGATCTCACCCATGCCCTCGAAGGCGGAGACGAACAGCGGGTGGTGCGCGGTGCTGCGCAGCAGC
This window contains:
- the LOC138140682 gene encoding single-stranded-DNA-specific exonuclease RecJ-like: MTQSLFHLIRERRGWDNDYIREVNKSDHPDLMDVDLLVEKLHEVRVSGQKLVVVPDFDVDGITSGVIGLAGFAELGFNVGLYLPDYHRGHDFGAADVKDVLTQHPDADALITCDVGISAHEGVDAAREKGLSVFVTDHHLETNGRVNADVVIDPSREDETYPNKGICGAHVIYQVVRAYAREHQPEKLDDIDLLRLFAGIGTVADVMPLVYENRQLVKDSISLARLLYVAPIGDTRDKTAELEVDPSRSTLLALLRSTAHHPLFVSAFEGMGEILAAFTRRRKLRDVTGIDAGFYGFYLAPAMNSIRRIDGEISDAFGTFFGKTKEICFERVLDGNDKRKELVIQYMEDIASEDQPFAPYVYLTDAPAGVLGLLANKLMDKQGCPAVVLHRPDGPGQVSGSARAPMWYPLNSTVNGYEGFSAIGHEQACGVRVSSFEKIGELAEIIEKTSTELFAQLSLSGELDRLESFDLEIGSQEGADCDIDQIEELIETVGRLQSLEPFGHGFEAPSVRLTVDLADVQMRTIGAEKQHLAIVLSTGVKCLWWNRADIMLDLQERGQDPAPGASIAQLQGELSVNLFMGNVSLDFIVSSIKLAEQ